The stretch of DNA CGATTGCTGTAAATTATTTAAACGGAGCTATTCGTGGGACAAGGGACCTGTCCCTCCGTCCACGGTATATGTCCCGGTGTCCACCAACATTATGCGAATTGGCGTTTTGGGAGTTTGTCCATGTTGTCTAGCATGATGCCTGTTCCGATGGCAACGCAGTCCATTGGGCTTTCAGCGATTAGTACTGGAACTTTTAATTCGTCTGCTAGAAGCTGATCGATGCCGTGAAGAAGTGCTCCTCCACCTGTTAAAATAACACCGCGGTCGATGATGTCCGCTGATAGTTCTGGTGGTGTACGTTCTAACACGCTTTTCGCAGCTTGTACGATGACATGAACAGATTCGCGTAATGCTTGTTCGATTTCTTTTGAATTAACTGTGATTGTTTGCGGTAAGCCGCTCACCATGTCACGTCCGCGAATTTCCATTTCTTCATTTCTAGAACCAGGGAACACTGTTGCAATTTCAATCTTAATGTTTTCTGCTGTTCTTTCCCCGATTAGTAATTTATATTTTTTCTTGATGTATTGTAAAATTTCATTATCGAAATTATCTCCGGCCATTTTTATGGAAGAAGCTGTTACGATATCACCCATGGAAAGTACGGCAACGTCTGTCGTTCCTCCACCGATATCGACTACCATGTTACCGCTCGGTTGGAAAATGTCCATTCCCGCTCCGATTGCTGCAACTTTTGGCTCTTCTTCTAAATAAATTTTCTTTCCGCCACTTTTCTCTGCTGCTTCACGAATTGCCTTTTGCTCGACAGATGTGATGTTTGTTGGGCAGCAAATTAATATGCGAGGCTTCGATAAGAAACCTTTTACGTTTAACTTATTGATGAAATGTTTCAGCATTGCTTCTGTTACTTCGAAGTCTGCGATTACTCCGTCTTTAAGTGGACGCATAGCTACGATATTACCTGGTGTACGTCCGACCATGCGGCGTGCTTCTTCTCCAACTGCTAGTACTTTTCCTGTATTATTATCAAGTGCAACAACAGAAGGTTCGTTTAGCACAATCCCTTTTCCTTTGACATGAATTAACACGTTTGCTGTACCTAAATCTATTCCTATATCCCTAGCAAACATCTTCCTTTTTGCCTCCTTAAATGAGCTGTATGACTATTGTCCGACAACTTGTAGTCCTAATTTTATATTTTATCACAATTCCAGAAATAAACTATTGTTTTATGTACATTTTTTGCAATTTTGTAAGGAAATTTCGTACTATTTGTCGTTTAGGGTGCAAACGTTTGTCGATTAACGTCGGAACATCCCTTTTTATGAATGTAAAATCCTTTTCTAAACATAAAACAGTCTCCATAAAGGTAGTATGCCCAACCTTCTTGGAAACTGTTTTATGTAGATACTTTTATTCGTTTTTTTAGAAATTGACCGTGCTTCAACTGGCACTCATACACATTTACTTTACGATTTCTTCTTCCTTTTTGTACTTTTTCTTCGTTGCTTCTCCACCTCTTAAATGCCTAATGGATTTATGATAATCAAGGATTGTTTTTACTTCGTTGGCCAGTTCTGGGTTAATTTCAGGTAGTCTTTCCGTCAGGTCTTTATGGACTGTACTTTTGGAAACTCCAAATTCCTTCGCTATGACACGAACAGTTTTCTTCGTCTCCACGATATACTTTCCAATCTTGATAGTTCTCTCTTTGATGTAATCGTGCACACCACTCGCCCTCCCTAAATTGGATGTTGAGAAGTGTGAAATGAGACCCGCTTATCAGATGTAACGAAGTACTGTTTATACTCGTTCGAAAAATGCTGTTATATTCCTAAAACTTCTTCGAGACAAATACGATCCTCACCTCAAACACTCTCTTTATATGTTTGGTTTGTATATGTTTATTAGCTTGGATGAAGGATTATGCTACAAATGTCAAGAGGGACAAGTGGTTTTTCGAAATTTTTAATTATTTTCTAATTTTCGGGGCGGTTTTGGGGGAGACGGGCTTTTTTAAAAATGAAACGTGTTGGGAAAAACGGAACGTAGTGTGAAACGCTGTGAAAGTTTTTGTATTAGTTAATTTTTATTGGGGGTACTGCATTTTTATTTGTGATTATAGTCCTTTTATTGATGATGTATAAAAGTATGTGTAAGTCCTTTTGCTAGACAAATAAAAAAGGACAAAGTACTCTCTGAGTT from Sutcliffiella cohnii encodes:
- a CDS encoding rod shape-determining protein; the protein is MFARDIGIDLGTANVLIHVKGKGIVLNEPSVVALDNNTGKVLAVGEEARRMVGRTPGNIVAMRPLKDGVIADFEVTEAMLKHFINKLNVKGFLSKPRILICCPTNITSVEQKAIREAAEKSGGKKIYLEEEPKVAAIGAGMDIFQPSGNMVVDIGGGTTDVAVLSMGDIVTASSIKMAGDNFDNEILQYIKKKYKLLIGERTAENIKIEIATVFPGSRNEEMEIRGRDMVSGLPQTITVNSKEIEQALRESVHVIVQAAKSVLERTPPELSADIIDRGVILTGGGALLHGIDQLLADELKVPVLIAESPMDCVAIGTGIMLDNMDKLPKRQFA
- the spoIIID gene encoding sporulation transcriptional regulator SpoIIID encodes the protein MHDYIKERTIKIGKYIVETKKTVRVIAKEFGVSKSTVHKDLTERLPEINPELANEVKTILDYHKSIRHLRGGEATKKKYKKEEEIVK